The segment GAGCGGTCTGTTGCGCCTGGAGACCAAGCGCAACTATACCAACATCGGGCGTGCCACGGGGGTGGCGGCGGAAAATGTCCAACACTTCATGTCGAACTCGCCGTGGCCGGCGCGGACCAGCCTGGATCAGGTGATACAGGAGATCAAAGCCACGCCGGGCCTGGAGCGGGGCAGCATGTTGATCCTGGATGAGAGTGCCAACCAGTCTGGAGACCAGAAGGCGGGAGCCGGGCGTCAATACAACGGTCGCTTGGGCAAGGTAGAGATGAGTCAAGTCGGCACCTTCCTGGGCTATGCCAACACGATCCATGCCACTCGGCCGATGTGGACTTGGGTGGACGGGGAATTGTATCTGCAAGAGCACTGGTTCACCCCCGAGAGGGCCGAGGCGCGGCAGCGGGTCGGTATCCCGCCCGAGCGCCGGTTTCAGACCAAGATCCAACTGGGTTGGAAGATGATCCAGCACGTCCAGGCCCGGGGCCTGCCCTTTGCAGCCGTGGCCTGCGACGATGTGTACGGGCAGAGTACCTGGTTGCGGGATGAACTGGAGGAGGCGGAGATCCCCTACATCGCCGATGTCCCCTACACCACCCAGGTCTACCTGGAGAAGCCGGTACTGGGGGTGCCAGAGCCCGTGCCCGGACAGCGCGGACGGAAGCCTACTCGTCTGTGCGTGCTGAACGATGTCAAGCCGCTCCAGGCCCATCAGGTGGCCCGGCACGCCGATACCCACTGGCAACGGGTGCGGGTGCGGGCCATCGAACGGGGGGAGTTGAACGACCCCTTCGCTGCGCGGCGCGTCTGGACGCTGCGCGAGGGGAAGCCGGAGCCGGTCCAGGAATGGCTGGTGATGCGACAGGAGGGGAAGAAGCGCACCACGTATGCCCTGAGCAACGTGCCGGCCGATACCTCCCTGGAATACCTGGCGTGGCTCAAGTGCCAACGCTACTTTGTCGAGCGC is part of the Chloroflexota bacterium genome and harbors:
- a CDS encoding IS701 family transposase — protein: MRNRLWIIILLIVWIGQWAVSIAGPLPTPGTPCWEGWLSVEPLADLVIYQANQQWPCPSPRSHPRRRGRRRRGQRGKKRPSRPRAVPTGKNEEDTEPKQTSAGSQGSSYDTVFAPQRWGLSPELSQELSERLYGFGQRYADCFKTRTRNTSGYAYHYLSGLLRLETKRNYTNIGRATGVAAENVQHFMSNSPWPARTSLDQVIQEIKATPGLERGSMLILDESANQSGDQKAGAGRQYNGRLGKVEMSQVGTFLGYANTIHATRPMWTWVDGELYLQEHWFTPERAEARQRVGIPPERRFQTKIQLGWKMIQHVQARGLPFAAVACDDVYGQSTWLRDELEEAEIPYIADVPYTTQVYLEKPVLGVPEPVPGQRGRKPTRLCVLNDVKPLQAHQVARHADTHWQRVRVRAIERGELNDPFAARRVWTLREGKPEPVQEWLVMRQEGKKRTTYALSNVPADTSLEYLAWLKCQRYFVERAIQDAKSEVGWDELQARKYRGWEHHLALVILAVWFLAQTRWEWAERCARDPTLAQQFELEVLPALSMANLRVLLRAAMPLPQPTPEEAVSLIVEHFVNRTRSRKSRLKRQRATSNAPP